Proteins from a genomic interval of Ictalurus furcatus strain D&B chromosome 2, Billie_1.0, whole genome shotgun sequence:
- the LOC128624675 gene encoding prolyl endopeptidase-like encodes MAFKYPEARRDESKVDDYNGVKIPDPYWWLEDPDSDETKAFVEEQNKLTMPFLDQCEVREQFHQRLTELYNYPKYSCPYKRGDRYFYFHNKGLQNQDVLYVQNSLNSPASVFFDPNTLSEDGTVALKMGRLSEDCEYFAYGLSSAGSDWVTVKFMKADDVTQLPDVLERVKFSCLAWSHDAKGIFYNCYPLQHGKADGTETTTNLNQKLYYHVIGTSQSEDVLVAEFPEHPKWHSNVTISDDGRYAVLSITEGCEPVNQLWYCDLHQLTKGISGLLPWVKLVETFEAQYSYVTNEGTVFTFRTNLDAPNYQVINIDLQEPERENWRTLIPQHEKDVLGFVECVNQSFLLVNYVRDVKDTLHLYELLSGRWIRELPLDVGTVAGLSCKKKHTDFFYKFTSFTTPGIIYHYDLSKPDAEPTVFRQVEVKGVQFLDYQTSQVFYPSKDGTKIPMFLVHARGLQKDGSHPVFLYGYGGFENAIQPYYNTANLLFVRHLGGILAVANIRGGGEYGQTWHKAGTLANKQNCFDDFQCAAEFLIQQGFTTASRIAINGASNGGLLVAACVNQRPDLFGCAVAEVGVMDMLKFHKFTIGHAWTTDYGCADNPEQFKWLIKYSPLHNLPSVDSEAPPFPAILLLTADHDDRVVPLHTLKYAATLQHGVGRRANQKHPLMLRVDTRSGHGAGKPTAKAILEDTHIFSFIAQTLGLHWRE; translated from the exons ATGGCTTTCAAATACCCCGAAGCACGACGAGATGAGAGTAAG GTGGATGACTATAATGGTGTAAAGATCCCTGATCCGTACTGGTGGTTGGAGGACCCTGATAGTGACGAGACCAAG gcgttTGTAGAGGAGCAGAATAAACTGACCATGCCCTTCCTGGATCAGTGTGAAGTTCGAGAGCAGTTTCATCAACGCCTCACTGAACTGTACAACTACCCCAAATACAGCTGCCCTTATAAGAGAGGAGACAG GTATTTTTACTTCCATAATAAGGGACTGCAGAATCAGGACGTGTTGTACGTACAGAACTCTCTAAACAGTCCGGCTTCTGTGTTCTTCGATCCTAACACACTGTCTGAGGATGGAACCGTGGCTCTCAAGA tgGGCCGTCTGTCAGAGGACTGTGAGTATTTTGCATACGGTCTGAGCAGCGCCGGTTCTGATTGGGTGACGGTGAAGTTTATGAAGgctgatgatgtcactcagCTTCCTGATGTCCTGGAGAGAGTGAAGTTCAGCTGCCTCGCCTGGAGCCATGATGCCAAGGGCATCTTCTACAACTGCTACCCCCTGCAGCATGGCAAAGCTGATG GCACAGAGACGACCACTAACCTGAACCAGAAACTCTACTACCATGTGATCGgcaccagccaatcagaggacGTGTTGGTGGCCGAGTTCCCGGAGCATCCAAAATGGCACAGCAACGTCACT aTATCAGATGATGGACGTTATGCTGTGTTGTCCATCACTGAGGGTTGTGAGCCTGTTAACCAGTTGTGGTACTGCGACTTACACCAGCTTACCAAAGGcatctcag GTTTGCTGCCGTGGGTGAAGCTGGTGGAAACGTTCGAGGCACAGTACTCCTACGTGACCAACGAGGGTACTGTGTTCACCTTCCGCACTAACCTGGACGCTCCGAACTACCAAGTAATCAACATCGACCTGCAGGAGCCAGAGAGGGAGAACTGGAGAACGCTGATCCCTCAACACGAGAAAGATGTTctgg GGTTTGTGGAATGTGTGAACCAGAGCTTCCTGTTGGTGAATTACGTACGTGACGTGAAGGACACACTCCATCTGTATGAACTCTTGTCCGGACGCTGGATTCGTGAGCTGCCGTTAGACGTGGGCACAGTGGCGGGGCTCAGCTGCAAGAAGAAACACACTGACTTCTTCTACAAGTTCACCTCCTTCACCACACCTG GAATCATCTACCACTATGACCTGAGCAAACCGGATGCAGAGCCCACAGTGTTCAGACAGGTGGAGGTGAAGGGTGTGCAGTTCTTGGATTATCAGACCAgccag gttTTCTATCCTAGTAAAGATGGCACAAAGATCCCGATGTTCCTGGTTCACGCTCGCGGTTTACAAAAGGACGGCTCACACCCCGTATTTCTGTACGGATACGGAGGCTTTGAGAACGCCATTCAACCCTACTACAA tacagcgAACCTGCTCTTCGTCAGACACCTGGGTGGGATTCTGGCTGTGGCCAACATCCGAGGAGGAGGAGAATACGGTCAGACGTGGCATAAAG CGGGAACCTTGGCCAATAAGCAGAATTGTTTTGATGACTTTCAGTGCGCGGCTGAGTTTCTGATCCAGCAGGGCTTCACCACGGCGAGCCGCATTGCCATCAACGGAGCCTCTAACGGGGGACTGCTCGTGg CTGCGTGTGTGAACCAGCGTCCCGATCTGTTCGGCTGTGCCGTGGCCGAGGTCGGTGTCATGGACATGCTCAAGTTCCACAAATTCACCATCGGCCACGCCTGGACCACCGACTACGGCTGTGCAGACAACCCCGAGCAGTTCAAATGGCTCATCAA atactCACCCCTCCATAACCTCCCATCTGTGGATTCCGAGGCTCCTCCCTTCCCAGCCATTCTGCTGCTGACGGCGGATCATGATGACCGTGTGGTTCCTCTGCACACACTAAAGTATGCGGCGACACTGCAGCACGGTGTGGGCCGGAGGGCCAATCAGAAACACCCACTCATGCTCCGAGTGGACACACGCAGTGGACACGGAGCTGGAAAACCCACTGCCAAGGCCATTCTTGAGGACACACACATCTTCTCTTTTATAGCTCAGACACTTGGCCTCCACtggagagagtga